The Punica granatum isolate Tunisia-2019 chromosome 4, ASM765513v2, whole genome shotgun sequence genome has a window encoding:
- the LOC116203178 gene encoding uncharacterized protein LOC116203178, with protein MIPPAKHALPTASVLPPIEEDLSQALPTRNLTSEKVIPQSADSTSPANEELPLTSISPRIEKLLSLPSRRSERIRNPPDYLKDFVCNIATIRPPRSISPAHSSSPNSDVEPRSYKEAFQDSRWRIAMNEEICALELNKMWTIEPIPSDKKPIGCKWVFKIKRNADGSVERFKARLVAKGFTQVEEIDFTETFVPVVKLVTDEYFYL; from the exons ATGATTCCACCTGCAAAACATGCACTTCCGACTGCTTCGGTTTTGCCTCCAATCGAAGAAGACTTGTCACAGGCGCTTCCCACTAGAAATCTAACATCCGAGAAAGTGATTCCACAGTCTGCAGATTCGACTTCTCCTGCAAATGAAGAGCTTCCATTGACTTCCATTTCACCTAGAATAGAAAAACTGTTATCACTGCCATCTCGTCGCTCAGAGAGAATTCGTAATCCACCCGACTATCTGAAGGACTTTGTGTGTAACATAGCTACTATTCGACCGCCCCGCTCCATCTCACCAGCTCATTCGTCCTCCCCGA ATTCTGATGTTGAACCCAGGTCATATAAAGAAGCTTTTCAAGATTCACGTTGGCGTATTGCCATGAATGAAGAAATTTGTGCATTGGAATTGAATAAAATGTGGACGATTGAGCCAATCCCTTCTGATAAGAAACCCATTGGATGCAAATGGGTCttcaaaataaagagaaatgcAGATGGGAGTGTCGAGCGATTCAAAGCACGTCTTGTTGCAAAAGGATTTACTCAAGTCGAAGAGATCGATTTCACTGAGACATTCGTTCCAGTAGTGAAACTTGTCACAGACGAGTACTTCTATCTATAA
- the LOC116205290 gene encoding uncharacterized protein LOC116205290, which produces MSSESRKSNPGAPTSKSSSDNRKSSATGPVGRRIIIKSADMKDDMQKEAVDIAVAAFEKHGAEKDVAKQPTESRDTTFFLGFGSGDFGFQLKIQNPSTDRFKWVCLKIDRFFRFTGFLMHFQFLK; this is translated from the exons ATGAGCAGCGAGTCAAGGAAGAGCAATCCCGGTGCTCCGACGTCCAAATCCAGCTCCGACAACCGGAAGTCCTCCGCTACTGGCCCCGTCGGCCGTAGGATCATCATCAAGAGTGCCGACATGAAGGACGACATGCAGAAGGAAGCCGTCGACATTGCCGTTGCT GCATTTGAGAAACATGGCGCGGAGAAGGATGTCGCCAAGCAACCCACTGAGTCGAGGGACACGACGTTCTTTCTCGGTTTCGGCTCAGGGGATTTCGGATTTCAGTTAAAAATCCAGAACCCATCAACCGACCGGTTCAAATGGGTTTGTCTAAAAATCGATCGGTTTTTTAGGTTCACTGGTTTTTTAATGCATTTTCAGTTTTTAAAGTAA